DNA from Daucus carota subsp. sativus chromosome 1, DH1 v3.0, whole genome shotgun sequence:
AAACACCCAAATCATGAGTCAACAACTACTGTATGCCAAGAAATCAAAGCGTGAGTTCAGGAAGCCCAAGTGGCTTACTTGGGACACATCATTTCTAAGTAACGAGTGGCAGAGGATCACAAAAAACTGGATGACATGCTTTCCTGGCCTGAACCATAGAGTTTGAAGGCTCTAAGAGGGTTCCTGGGACTAGGTGGATACTATAAGAATTTTTCCAAATGTATGGCATTATAGCAAAGCCTTTGACTGATTTGCTTAAAAAGATAACTTCCATTGAGATGAACATGCTTTTGTAGCTTTTGAGCAACTAAAGCAGGCTATGACTGCTACACCAGTGCTTAGACGACCAGATGTTAACCAAGAATTTACTGTGGAGTGGGATGCTTGTAACGCTGGCATTGGAGCTGTCCTAACACAAGAAAGTCAAGAAATGGACTCCTTATTCGAtggttaaatatttttcatcaagATAGAACATTGGGTTATAAAGTTTTTGGCAGTACAGAAAATTAGTAATCTTCTGCAGCAGAAGTGGATCACCAAATTTGTGGGTTACAGCTATACCAATTTTTATAGGAGAGGGACAGACAATACAGTTGCTGATACTCTGTCCAGGAGGCATGAGGAGAATAATGTCCAATTTGATCAGTCTGAAGTTTCCCCTCAACAATGAGGACATGGTTGTTATGAAGGAGGGAGGATTTGTTATGATTCCAACATCAGTATTAGCATTGTGTCATAGTACTAATTTGGTGTTGTCATCAGTACTGTAGTAATTGTAAGGGTAAGGGTCTCATTTCAGTACTAGTTAGTTAAGGTGTgtctataaataaataattacgtGTCATTTGCATTTCTGTTATGTTGAGTATGAAAAGGAATTCATTCCCCCACTTCTTTCTCTATGTATAAATGAATCTACTTTCTTTCTCTCTAGGGCTTCTATTcttctctctatctctctcattTCTGCTCTGTTTCTCTCTGAATCTCTCTTATTCTCTGCTTACCTACAGAAATTATCTTGTTATATGGCTGTTCTTAGCAGTTATATTCTATAAAACACCAAACACAATACAGAAAcacttataaataaaaagagtaAACCATGACATCAGCCGATAATTAAAAAAGGATCTTAAGGGATCTTAGAGTGTGTTTTGTGAACAAAGTTGGGTACTAGTTGTTCATTATATTGTCCATTATGTTGGGAAGGTTAACAATTGTTATTCATGAGGGAGTCAGCCGGCTCTGAATTCTATTTTCTTGTTTGATAATCTATGTTCACTTTTTTATCAGTGCAAACTCAGGTACAAATCGTATTTACAGTCTGGAGAGCGCTGTGATCAAGTAGTAATTGCTAATCATCTTACTGGACCTATTTCAAAAATGTATGCAACTACTTGTGAAAAGTTTTCAGAAGATCCACCAATGGCAGATCCTGTTTCTGACATGTTAGTCGATTCATTTGGAAGGCTCCACACTTACTTGAGGATCTCCTTAACAGAACGCTGCAATTTACGTTGCCAGTACTGTATGCCAGCTGAAGGTGTTGAACTTACTCCTAGCGCTCGTATACTCTCGCAGAATGAAATAGTTAGGTTGGCAAATCTATTTGTCAGCTCGGGAGTAGATAAGATTCGTTTGACCGGTGGCGAGCCATCTATAAGAAAAGATATTGAAGAACTATGTCAAAGGCTGTCGAACCTAGAAGGGCTAAAGACCTTGGCCATGACAACAAATGGTATTACTTTATCAAAGAAACTTCCGAAGCTTAAAGAATATGGACTTAATTTGGTGAATATTAGCCTGGACACATTGATCCCTGCAAAATTCGAATTTATGACCAGGCGTAGAGGGCATGATAGGGTTATCGAGTCAATAAACACTGCAGTAGACCTTGGCTATAGTCCTGTTAAGGTATGTCCTATCATCTCGAGGTTATTTACTTTCTGTAgtcttttgaatttattttttgttgttgcTAATTGTCCTTGTAAAGTTATATTTCTTCTACACACAAACATACACGCCGCGCATACATATTCCTAGTTGACCTCTGTTTAATTATGACTAGCTCAAGCAATAAGATTTCATATACACTACAACCAGGTGAATTGTGTTGTGATGCGGGGATTCAATGAAGATGAGATATGTGATTTTGTTAAGCTGACACAAGATAAACCGATAAATGTACGGTTTATTGAGTTTATGCCTTTTGATGGAAATGTTTGGAATGTCAAGAAACTTGTACCATATTCTGAGATGTTGGAGAGAGTGGTAAGGTTGACCAATAATCCCTCAAAAACACTTTTCATTTAGCTAAAATCCAAATATGCATATCCTAAATAATTTTTCTCTCATTTGTAAATCAGGAGAAACAATTTAAGATCGAAAGAATTAAGGATCATCACACAGAAACAGCCAAGAATTTCAGGATAGAT
Protein-coding regions in this window:
- the LOC108205164 gene encoding GTP 3',8-cyclase, mitochondrial isoform X1; the protein is MVFFRSVSLFSELRLSACKLRYKSYLQSGERCDQVVIANHLTGPISKMYATTCEKFSEDPPMADPVSDMLVDSFGRLHTYLRISLTERCNLRCQYCMPAEGVELTPSARILSQNEIVRLANLFVSSGVDKIRLTGGEPSIRKDIEELCQRLSNLEGLKTLAMTTNGITLSKKLPKLKEYGLNLVNISLDTLIPAKFEFMTRRRGHDRVIESINTAVDLGYSPVKVNCVVMRGFNEDEICDFVKLTQDKPINVRFIEFMPFDGNVWNVKKLVPYSEMLERVEKQFKIERIKDHHTETAKNFRIDGHQGTVSFITSMTEHFCAGCNRLRLLADGNFKVCLFGPSEVSLRDPLRSGVGDDKLREIIGAAVKRKKASHAGMFDLAKTPNRPMIHIGG
- the LOC108205164 gene encoding GTP 3',8-cyclase, mitochondrial isoform X2; translated protein: MYATTCEKFSEDPPMADPVSDMLVDSFGRLHTYLRISLTERCNLRCQYCMPAEGVELTPSARILSQNEIVRLANLFVSSGVDKIRLTGGEPSIRKDIEELCQRLSNLEGLKTLAMTTNGITLSKKLPKLKEYGLNLVNISLDTLIPAKFEFMTRRRGHDRVIESINTAVDLGYSPVKVNCVVMRGFNEDEICDFVKLTQDKPINVRFIEFMPFDGNVWNVKKLVPYSEMLERVEKQFKIERIKDHHTETAKNFRIDGHQGTVSFITSMTEHFCAGCNRLRLLADGNFKVCLFGPSEVSLRDPLRSGVGDDKLREIIGAAVKRKKASHAGMFDLAKTPNRPMIHIGG